One genomic window of Dromaius novaehollandiae isolate bDroNov1 chromosome 23, bDroNov1.hap1, whole genome shotgun sequence includes the following:
- the STX12 gene encoding syntaxin-12 produces MSYGPLDLYRPGAPPPPPRDFGGIIQTCSANVQRIAQYTAQIKNLMSQLGTKQDSSKLQENLQQLQHSANRLAKETNEYLKELGSLPLPLSASEQRQQRLQKERLMNDFSAALNNFQAIQRRVSEKEKETVARARAGSRISADERFREEQLVSFDSGEDWNQMQSQEEDVAITEQDLELIKERETAIRQLEADILDVNQIFKDLAMMIHDQGDMIDSIEANVESAEVHVERGSEQLQRAAYYQKKSRKKICILIIGLAVASLILGLLIWKAAK; encoded by the exons atGTCGTACGGCCCGCTGGACCTCTACCGGCCCggggcgccgcccccgccgccgcgggatTTCGGCGGCATCATCCAGACATGCAGCGCCAACGTGCAGCGCATCGCGCAGTACA CTGCTCAGATAAAGAATTTGATGAGCCAGCTGGGAACCAAGCAGGATTCCAGCAAGCTGCAGGAAAACTT ACAACAGCTACAGCATTCTGCCAACCGACTTGCTAAGGAGACCAATGAATATCTAAAGGAACTGGGGTCTCTGCCACTTCCTCTGTCCGCTTCTGAACAG CGCCAGCAGAGGCTTCAGAAAGAACGTTTAATGAATGACTTCTCTGCAGCCTTAAATAACTTCCAAGCAATACAGAGGCGAGTttcagagaaggagaaggagactGTAGCAAGGGCGAGAGCTGGCTCCCGCATCTCT gctGATGAGCGATTCAGAGAAGAACAGCTGGTCTCATTTGATAG tGGTGAAGACTGGAATCAAATGCAGTCTCAGGAAGAAGATGTGGCAATAACTGAACAGGACCTTGAACTtattaaagagagagaaacagcaatCAGGCAATTAGAG GCAGACATTTTGGATGTCAATCAGATATTTAAGGATTTAGCCATGATGATTCATGACCAAGGAGATATGATTG ACAGCATAGAGGCAAACGTGGAAAGTGCAGAAGTCCATGTGGAAAGAGGCAGTGAGCAGTTACAGAGAGCTGCCTATTATCAG AAGAAATCCCGTAAGAAGATCTGTATCCTGATTATTGGTCTTGCTGTGGCTTCTCTAATCTTAGGACTCCTTATCTGGAAGGcagcaaaatga